In Oncorhynchus mykiss isolate Arlee chromosome 1, USDA_OmykA_1.1, whole genome shotgun sequence, the following proteins share a genomic window:
- the LOC110528682 gene encoding opioid growth factor receptor-like protein 1 isoform X2: protein MGNLIGSLRYKEPSTVEECDSTWESDSECDEQPGDEDSGISECVSPPLTGRCGEEADMSPQFSDSSTKMKRSFYAAKDLYKYRHSYPNYKEPRLPNEYRNLRFYLNTIPLIPDVIFIEEILTKWKGDYDKLEHNHTYIQWLFPLREQGLNLYAQELTQEEIKEFLSTREAKRRFLLAYTLMLDFYGIKLLDKIGNVTRASNWQERFQHLNESQHNYLRITRILKSLGELGFEAFKAPLVRLLLDEALCRGTLPNMLHSILEYYVYTIRPRSLRRSLLRYAQQHYQPANTFLWGPPARRRGAGAGPGSILERERSGGDPHRARNPLTKQDSGGGGDGGGEGKGTKGCSASTKSLQEGVKGEYIETVPLED from the exons ATGGGAAATCTGATAGGCAGTTTGCGCTACAAGGAGCCGAGCACTGTGGAAGAATGCGACTCGACGTGGGAGTCAGACTCGGAATGCGATGAGCAGCCGGGTGATGAGGACAGCGGGATATCCGAGTGTGTCAGCCCACCCTTGACGGGGAGATGCGGCGAAGAAGCGGACATGTCCCCGCAG ttctctgACTCTAGCACCAAGATGAAGAGGAGCTTTTATGCTGCAAAGGATCTTTACAAATATCGCCACAGCTACCCG AACTACAAGGAGCCCCGGTTACCTAATGAGTACCGCAACCTTCGCTTCTACCTGAACACGATCCCTCTAATACCAGATg TCATCTTCATTGAGGAGATCCTGACCAAATGGAAAGGAGATTACGACAAACTGGAGCACAATCACACCTACATACAGTG GCTTTTCCCTCTGAGGGAGCAAGGGCTCAACCTCTATGCTCAAGAACTCACTCAGGAGGAGATCAAG GAATTCCTAAGCACTCGGGAGGCCAAGCGGCGATTCTTGCTGGCGTACACACTCATGCTGGATTTTTACGGAATCAAACTCCTGGATAAGATTGGGAATGTCACCCGAGCTTCCAACTGGCAAGAACGCTTCCAGCATCTCAATGA GTCACAGCACAACTACCTGCGGATCACGCGCATTCTCAAGTCTCTGGGTGAGCTTGGCTTCGAGGCCTTCAAAGCCCCCCTGGTGCGTCTGCTACTGGACGAGGCTCTGTGTCGAGGCACCCTGCCCAACATGCTGCACAGCATCCTGGAGTACTACGTCTACACAATCCGCCCACGCTCCCTCCGCCGCAGCCTGCTCCGCTACGCACAACAGCACTACCAGCCGGCCAACACTTTCCTCTGGGGGCCCCCGGCCAGGAGAAGAGGAGCTGGGGCCGGGCCAGGATCCatcctggagagggagaggagcggaggagacCCCCATAGGGCTCGTAATCCGCTGACGAAGCAGGActcagggggagggggggatggaggaggagaggggaagggaaccAAGGGCTGTTCCGCTTCCACGAAATCCCTCCAAGAGGGGGTAAAGGGCGAGTACATTGAGACTGTACCACTGGAAGACTGA
- the LOC110528682 gene encoding opioid growth factor receptor-like protein 1 isoform X1 — MGNLIGSLRYKEPSTVEECDSTWESDSECDEQPGDEDSGISECVSPPLTGRCGEEADMSPQPTQQLYNRAASLLIGTKEFSDSSTKMKRSFYAAKDLYKYRHSYPNYKEPRLPNEYRNLRFYLNTIPLIPDVIFIEEILTKWKGDYDKLEHNHTYIQWLFPLREQGLNLYAQELTQEEIKEFLSTREAKRRFLLAYTLMLDFYGIKLLDKIGNVTRASNWQERFQHLNESQHNYLRITRILKSLGELGFEAFKAPLVRLLLDEALCRGTLPNMLHSILEYYVYTIRPRSLRRSLLRYAQQHYQPANTFLWGPPARRRGAGAGPGSILERERSGGDPHRARNPLTKQDSGGGGDGGGEGKGTKGCSASTKSLQEGVKGEYIETVPLED; from the exons ATGGGAAATCTGATAGGCAGTTTGCGCTACAAGGAGCCGAGCACTGTGGAAGAATGCGACTCGACGTGGGAGTCAGACTCGGAATGCGATGAGCAGCCGGGTGATGAGGACAGCGGGATATCCGAGTGTGTCAGCCCACCCTTGACGGGGAGATGCGGCGAAGAAGCGGACATGTCCCCGCAG CCTACTCAACAACTCTACAATAGGGCAGCATCTCTGCTCATTGGTACAAAAGAG ttctctgACTCTAGCACCAAGATGAAGAGGAGCTTTTATGCTGCAAAGGATCTTTACAAATATCGCCACAGCTACCCG AACTACAAGGAGCCCCGGTTACCTAATGAGTACCGCAACCTTCGCTTCTACCTGAACACGATCCCTCTAATACCAGATg TCATCTTCATTGAGGAGATCCTGACCAAATGGAAAGGAGATTACGACAAACTGGAGCACAATCACACCTACATACAGTG GCTTTTCCCTCTGAGGGAGCAAGGGCTCAACCTCTATGCTCAAGAACTCACTCAGGAGGAGATCAAG GAATTCCTAAGCACTCGGGAGGCCAAGCGGCGATTCTTGCTGGCGTACACACTCATGCTGGATTTTTACGGAATCAAACTCCTGGATAAGATTGGGAATGTCACCCGAGCTTCCAACTGGCAAGAACGCTTCCAGCATCTCAATGA GTCACAGCACAACTACCTGCGGATCACGCGCATTCTCAAGTCTCTGGGTGAGCTTGGCTTCGAGGCCTTCAAAGCCCCCCTGGTGCGTCTGCTACTGGACGAGGCTCTGTGTCGAGGCACCCTGCCCAACATGCTGCACAGCATCCTGGAGTACTACGTCTACACAATCCGCCCACGCTCCCTCCGCCGCAGCCTGCTCCGCTACGCACAACAGCACTACCAGCCGGCCAACACTTTCCTCTGGGGGCCCCCGGCCAGGAGAAGAGGAGCTGGGGCCGGGCCAGGATCCatcctggagagggagaggagcggaggagacCCCCATAGGGCTCGTAATCCGCTGACGAAGCAGGActcagggggagggggggatggaggaggagaggggaagggaaccAAGGGCTGTTCCGCTTCCACGAAATCCCTCCAAGAGGGGGTAAAGGGCGAGTACATTGAGACTGTACCACTGGAAGACTGA